TCGTTCGCCACCGCCTTCGCGGCCACCTTGCCCGCGTTCGCGATGGCGCGCGCCTTGGAGCGGCCGTGCGCCTTGATGAAGATGCGGTCGAACCCGAGGATGGGCGCGCCGCCGTACTGCTCCCAGTCCGTGATGTCCTTCAGCCGTTCAATCCCGGAGGACAGCATGGCCAGGCCCGCGCGCCAGCGCAGGCTCTCCTTGTAGGCGTACTGGGCCAGCTCCATCACCGTGTCGTGCACGCCCTCCAGCATCTTCAGGCACACGTTGCCCACGAAGCCGTCCGTGACGATGACGTCCACCGTGCCGCGCGGGATGTCGATGCCCTCCACGTTCCCCGTGAAGTTGAGCCCCGCCATCTGCGACAGCCGCTGGTGCGCCTCCACCACGCGCGGCGGCCCCTTCTGCGGCTCGACGCCGTTGGACAAGAGCGCCACCTTGGGCCGCTCGTTGCGGGAGATGATGCGCGCGTAGGCGCTGCCCATGACGGCGAACGCCACCAGGTCCTCCGCGGTGGCCTCCACCGTGGCGCCCACGTCGAGGATGAGGCTGAACGGGTCCTGCTTCGCCCCGCGCACACCCCGCGTGGGGTACACCGTGGCCAGGGCCGCGCGGCGCACGCCGGGAATCAGCTGGAAGTGGCGCTTGCACGCGAGCACGCCCGCGCCCGTGTTGCCCGCGGAGACGAGCGCATGCGCTTCCCCTTCCGCCACCAGCCGGGCGGCCACCGCCACGGAGGACTCGGGTTTGCGCGCCAGCGCCTCGCCGGGCTTCTCGTCCATGCCCACGTAGTCGCCCGCGTGGTGCACGGAGATGCGCTCCCCGTTGTGCTTGATGCCCGCCAGGGCCTCGTCGATGACCGGCCGGTCCCCCACGAGCAGCGCGTGGATGTGCGGAGACTCCAGCGAAAGCTGGGCGGCGCCTCGCACCACCTCCGCCGGGCCGTGATCGCTCCCCATCACGTCGAACGCGATGGTGATGTGCTGCGGCTTGCCCACCATGGTCCCCATCCTATGAGCTTTGCTCCGCGCCTGCTCCCGACATTCGCACCTGTGTCACCAACGACAGTGCCAAAAGTCCACCCAGCGCC
This DNA window, taken from Corallococcus coralloides DSM 2259, encodes the following:
- the plsX gene encoding phosphate acyltransferase PlsX, translating into MVGKPQHITIAFDVMGSDHGPAEVVRGAAQLSLESPHIHALLVGDRPVIDEALAGIKHNGERISVHHAGDYVGMDEKPGEALARKPESSVAVAARLVAEGEAHALVSAGNTGAGVLACKRHFQLIPGVRRAALATVYPTRGVRGAKQDPFSLILDVGATVEATAEDLVAFAVMGSAYARIISRNERPKVALLSNGVEPQKGPPRVVEAHQRLSQMAGLNFTGNVEGIDIPRGTVDVIVTDGFVGNVCLKMLEGVHDTVMELAQYAYKESLRWRAGLAMLSSGIERLKDITDWEQYGGAPILGFDRIFIKAHGRSKARAIANAGKVAAKAVANELGTAIQEGLAK